A region from the Streptosporangium sp. NBC_01756 genome encodes:
- a CDS encoding DUF397 domain-containing protein yields MDSNDLAWRKSSLSGSNGGDCVEVAALEDTSYRPVHKQGATHAVRDSKDPSGPVLYFDLVEWNSFIDRVKTSEFHLAPLTVP; encoded by the coding sequence ATGGACTCGAACGATCTCGCGTGGCGGAAATCGAGCCTCAGCGGCAGCAACGGTGGCGACTGCGTCGAGGTCGCCGCGCTCGAGGACACCTCCTACCGGCCGGTGCACAAGCAGGGCGCCACCCATGCCGTGCGCGACAGCAAAGACCCGTCCGGCCCCGTCCTCTACTTCGACCTGGTCGAGTGGAATTCCTTCATCGACCGCGTGAAGACATCTGAATTCCACCTTGCGCCGCTGACCGTTCCCTGA
- a CDS encoding polysaccharide deacetylase family protein, protein MRLWIVPAALILALGGCAPPVARMRSQDVPSALPALTPPRVDPRALAEKLAAIQPQWPGNGHPASPAERHIDCRKVRCVALTYDDGPGPYTGRLLDVLAEYHARATFFVIGQMVAADGPLTLRRMVSEGHEIGNHTWSHTQLTALSDAGVKGELSRTQQIVHHVTGRWMSLMRPPYGATNQRVTAVARRKGLAQILWSLDTMDWRDRDSLVVIQRASRAARGSVVLMHDIHPTTVEAAPQVLARLTAAGYTFVTLSEMYGKALTPGREYFGDTELDRRTAGERRESIRLRNTGS, encoded by the coding sequence ATGCGGCTGTGGATCGTTCCGGCGGCTCTGATCCTGGCGCTCGGCGGATGCGCCCCTCCCGTCGCCCGGATGAGGTCCCAGGACGTCCCGTCGGCCCTTCCCGCACTCACCCCTCCGCGGGTCGACCCCAGGGCGCTGGCCGAGAAGCTGGCCGCGATCCAGCCCCAGTGGCCCGGGAACGGGCATCCCGCCTCCCCGGCGGAGCGCCACATCGACTGCAGGAAGGTCCGGTGTGTGGCCCTGACCTATGACGACGGCCCGGGACCGTACACCGGGCGGCTGCTCGACGTCCTCGCCGAATACCACGCCAGGGCGACCTTCTTCGTGATCGGCCAGATGGTGGCGGCGGACGGCCCGCTCACCCTCCGCCGGATGGTGAGCGAAGGGCACGAGATAGGCAACCACACCTGGAGCCACACCCAGCTCACCGCGCTGTCGGACGCCGGGGTCAAGGGCGAGCTGAGCCGCACCCAGCAGATCGTCCACCACGTGACCGGCCGCTGGATGAGCCTCATGCGCCCGCCGTACGGAGCGACCAACCAGCGCGTCACCGCGGTGGCCCGCCGCAAGGGCCTCGCCCAGATCCTGTGGAGCCTCGACACCATGGACTGGCGCGACCGCGACAGTCTGGTCGTCATCCAGCGTGCGAGCCGCGCCGCGCGGGGCTCCGTCGTGCTCATGCACGACATCCACCCCACCACCGTCGAGGCCGCTCCCCAGGTGCTGGCGCGGCTCACCGCCGCCGGCTACACGTTCGTGACACTTTCCGAGATGTACGGCAAGGCGCTCACCCCGGGCAGGGAGTATTTCGGGGACACCGAACTCGACCGGCGGACCGCGGGCGAGCGCCGGGAATCCATCCGGTTGAGGAACACCGGGTCGTGA
- a CDS encoding helix-turn-helix domain-containing protein, with translation MDPETITAAVANNVRAQRAHRRMTLDELAARSGVSRGMLIQVEQGRTNPSINTLTRIADALGVTVARMVEVSDTPVVQVVHAADVVAFPHGEASSARLLVGTDSPSILELWDWRQAPGEHYDGDAHPPGTREMLTVLAGELTLSVHGASHVVRVDDAVVFSADRPHRYANHGDVPLRFTMVVTEPQGTPDQ, from the coding sequence ATGGATCCAGAGACGATCACTGCGGCGGTCGCCAACAACGTCCGGGCCCAGCGGGCGCACCGGCGGATGACACTCGACGAGCTCGCCGCACGCTCGGGGGTGAGCCGGGGCATGCTCATCCAGGTCGAGCAGGGGCGGACCAACCCCAGCATCAACACGCTCACCCGCATCGCCGACGCGCTCGGCGTGACGGTCGCGCGGATGGTGGAGGTCTCCGACACCCCCGTCGTCCAGGTCGTCCACGCCGCCGACGTCGTCGCCTTCCCGCACGGCGAGGCGAGTTCCGCGAGGCTGCTGGTCGGCACCGACTCGCCGTCCATCCTGGAACTGTGGGACTGGCGGCAGGCCCCGGGCGAGCACTATGACGGTGACGCCCACCCGCCGGGCACCCGCGAGATGCTGACCGTCCTCGCCGGGGAGCTGACCCTGTCGGTGCACGGCGCGAGCCACGTCGTCCGGGTGGACGACGCGGTGGTGTTCAGTGCCGACCGGCCGCACAGATACGCCAACCACGGAGACGTGCCGCTGCGCTTCACCATGGTGGTCACGGAGCCTCAGGGGACTCCCGACCAATAG